The DNA window ATCGTGACTCGATGAATATAATAGGGACGTTTGTATAGGGTTTCCAGAGAAGATAAACCCACTAACTGTTGAATACTATCGGGAAAATCAGCTTGTTTTAAATCGGATATCGCTAAATTAATTAATGAATTTCCTGAAGATTGTTCCAGAGTATCTAAAGGTAAAGCCGCATGGAGAAGATAGCCAATTTCACCCGTTGGTCTATTAATCAAAATAATTCTAGGATCTTCTAATTTCTGAGAATTTTGAGTAATTTCATCCTGAATTAAGGTGACAATTCGACAATCAGAAAAGAAGGTTTCTTCTAATTCTGTTCTTAAAGATTGAGGAATTTCAGCAATGTGGGTACATCCTATGGCTGAAAACCCCGAATATTCAGGTTGAGCGACAGGTTGGTAGGGAGTATTCTGATATAAAACTTGACGAATCTTAGAGTTAATTCCATCCGCAGCAATCACAATTTTAGCTCGAATAGATTTGATTTCACAGGCTTGAGTTTTAGTTTGTAAATTCTCAAGCTCTGGATGATTTTGAGGCTGTTCTTGTTCCCAATGAGCATAGGGATTAATCTCTGTTTTTTGATCACAAATACAGTCTATTCTGACACAGCCTAATTCCGGTTCGTCTACAACATTAACACAACGATGATTAACTTTAACTTGATTTTCAGGAAGTAAATTTCTTAAGTGTGTTTGTAAGTCATACCAAGCGGTAGAAACTCGACCTTCTCCATATTGATTGAACCAATATTCAAAACTTAAGGGAATTGCTGAAATTCGCTCTCCGTTAGTATTTTTTTGTACCCATTCTGGCGAAATTTTAGGTTTATTATCTTGACTAGAACTCGCAGGAGAAAAACTCATCCCGTTAGCTGTTATCGCTTTATACGCTTGAGGTTCAATACAATTTAATGCTTTTAAACCGTTGGGAAGTAGATCTAAAACTTGACCGACCGGACGAAAATTATGAGTTTGATCAATGACTAAAATATTGTCAATTCCTCGTTGAAGCAAACCGAGTGCGGTGGCTAATCCAACTGGCCCCGCACCGACAATCAAAACATCATAAATTTCAGCAGAAATTGTCATTTTTTTCTCCTTTTATCTTTTTCAACCTGAATAATTTTAAGCTTTAGAAGCGCGTAATTGTCCACAGGCTGCATCCGCTTCTAACCCTCTGGAATACCGCACACTTACCGCAATATGGCGCTGTTTTAAGATATCCATAAACTCAGTAATCCGTTGGGTATCTGGTCGTTTATAGTTAACTTCTTGAATGGGGTTATAGGGAATTAAGTTAACATGACTTTGAAACCCTCTTAATTGACTGGCGAGTTCAATGGCGTGTTCGGGTAAATCATTTAATCCTGCTAACAGGATATATTCAAAACTAATTCGTCTTCCCGTTAATTTAACATAATCTCGACATTCGGCAAATAATTCAGATAGAGGATAAGTTTTGGCGCTGGGAATTAATTCTTCTCGAATATTTTGATAGGAAGCGTGTAAACTAACGGCTAATGTGACTTGTAAATCATATTCTGCTAATTCTCGAATTTTCCCTCGTAAACCAACGGTAGAAACGGTAATCATTCGTTGTCCAATTCCCACATCTTGATTTAGGGATTTAACCGCTGCAATTACATTATCTATATTTAATAAAGGTTCTCCCATTCCCATAAACACAATATGACTAAC is part of the Planktothrix serta PCC 8927 genome and encodes:
- the rlmN gene encoding 23S rRNA (adenine(2503)-C(2))-methyltransferase RlmN; its protein translation is MVTVHSVSTPLLGLSLEQLTDWVQQQGQPAYRGKQLYDWIYHKGAKSLGEITVFPKQWRETVGDVEIGRSSIHYKAIAPDKTIKYLLKLADGQIIETVGIPTEKRLTVCVSSQVGCPMACDFCATGKGGFTRNLEAYEIIDQVLTVQEDFQRRVSHIVFMGMGEPLLNIDNVIAAVKSLNQDVGIGQRMITVSTVGLRGKIRELAEYDLQVTLAVSLHASYQNIREELIPSAKTYPLSELFAECRDYVKLTGRRISFEYILLAGLNDLPEHAIELASQLRGFQSHVNLIPYNPIQEVNYKRPDTQRITEFMDILKQRHIAVSVRYSRGLEADAACGQLRASKA
- a CDS encoding FAD-dependent oxidoreductase, producing MTISAEIYDVLIVGAGPVGLATALGLLQRGIDNILVIDQTHNFRPVGQVLDLLPNGLKALNCIEPQAYKAITANGMSFSPASSSQDNKPKISPEWVQKNTNGERISAIPLSFEYWFNQYGEGRVSTAWYDLQTHLRNLLPENQVKVNHRCVNVVDEPELGCVRIDCICDQKTEINPYAHWEQEQPQNHPELENLQTKTQACEIKSIRAKIVIAADGINSKIRQVLYQNTPYQPVAQPEYSGFSAIGCTHIAEIPQSLRTELEETFFSDCRIVTLIQDEITQNSQKLEDPRIILINRPTGEIGYLLHAALPLDTLEQSSGNSLINLAISDLKQADFPDSIQQLVGLSSLETLYKRPYYIHRVTISNQLKFPSSAHLYSPNSDVEIQPFWSQGRVVLVGDAIHGMPPFAAQGVNQGFEDALVIVTLLEQLAKNNHWNQLDKIKKYFQTYEQFRRPFMVKIQQATIERLQWSETQLSEYNQAVYGRDFNMIIQELKA